The DNA window TCGTCGAGTTGAATAACTTCCGCCGTCCACGGGCATGTATGATGCCGTGGCTGACGAGAACGTTATCGAGCACATAGCGGACGGTCGGGCCAATTTCGCGCGGGCCACCCTTAAGTTGGGCAATTTCTTCGGCAATATCAATATCGAACCCGCCTTTGCTTATACGTTCAAATTGACCCGGAAGAGCAATACAGGGAGCACCGGCAATTTTTTCCGTGGGATGCAATTCTTCAACGGAAGCAGCCGCATTGAGAAGATTAACATCGAGCCCGAACCGGCGCGCTAAACGAAACCTGATGCGTTCGAAAGCGAGTCGGTGCTGCCAAGTACTCCTGATCGGGCGCGTTGTCATCGGCATTGTTGAAGTTTTCTGGAACATGGCAAACGGATATTTGCTCAAGAATAGACAGAAATTAAAATAGGCACAACCTGTCACAAGTTTATGAGCTTGCGGACCGCGACAATGTTTGGCGCGATGTCCTAGTCTAATCTAGATTTTTTGGAATGATATCCGCCGTCACCACCGAGGCAGATCAATGCGCGGTCTGTGGCGACCGGCCGAATACCATCGAATAACCCTCCAACTGAGAACCGCCGGTTGTCCAGCCGATTTTTATGTTGCGGTTAAACAGGAAAAAGCGAATTCGTTGCTTAATTTTCTCAATTAACGATTGCATTGGGCGACTTTTGTTTTCTATCCAAACAGGCCAACCGGCGTGATGTGGAAGAAAAAACCTATCGTTTTGTAGGCTGCCCAGCCCACACCGATTCCGAGCACTCCGAAAACGAACGTCGGTAACTCCCGCCGAAGGCTCAAAACGCCGGCCTTCCTGAGCTTCCACCACGTGTAAATGGTGGCAGGTAGCTCGCTGAAGGCAATAGCGACCAAAATCGCATCGGTCCGCCCTGAATAGACGGCCAAGCCTGTCGCGGGAAAAAGCCAGCCGAGGCGGACGAGATTAGCATAGTAAGTGGCGCGCACCTCTCCCACAGCAATCAGCGCCTCGGTGGCCGCTACGCTCGCAAGCGCAAAGAACGATGGGATGGATAGAAGCGCCAGATAATAGGCCGCCTGGGCATAGCGGTCCTGGTACATCATAGCGATCAAAACCGGCGCAAAACTGATCAGCCCACCGACCATGAAACAATATAGTGGTCCCACGCGACTTAGTTTCTGATGGAATACCCGTCGCATCGAACTCGGGTCGTTCCGATATGCCTGGGAGTATGTCGGAAACAGGACTCGTTGCCCGTACATGCCGCAAAACGTTTGCGGAACGAACGCGAGATTGACGGCGAGTATATAGGTTCCGAATTGCTCAATGCTCAAGAAGTGACCGAGAACAACCTTGTCAATCTGAGTGAGGAAAAGCGTGATCAGGCTCGAACCCGTTACAAAGCGCGAGAATCTCCACATGTCGGCGACAATTTTTCTGTCATAGGCAAACCGGTAAACTGGAGATGGAAACATGAAGTAGCTGAGCAAACTACGGATGGCAGATCCCACGATGGAACTTATTACCGCGGCCCAGTAGTTCCGAAAAATGAATGCGAAGCCAACTGTCAATATCAAACTCAAGACAGCGAGAAACACATCGATAGAACTCACGAGGACAAGTTGTTTATTCCTAATGGCAATGC is part of the Bradyrhizobium erythrophlei genome and encodes:
- a CDS encoding oligosaccharide flippase family protein is translated as MLPEKGGIPFEWAQIRALAKRDPSIIIGTMIALNLLRLISTLILTRLMAPADFGILGLVTVVHYTINMLFDVGTDTFIVRHHDIEDRRFLNVVWTVRVARTLLSAALIAVFASLFSRFLGNESLTPVLVVSALGLVAAAPQSLSFSIAIRNKQLVLVSSIDVFLAVLSLILTVGFAFIFRNYWAAVISSIVGSAIRSLLSYFMFPSPVYRFAYDRKIVADMWRFSRFVTGSSLITLFLTQIDKVVLGHFLSIEQFGTYILAVNLAFVPQTFCGMYGQRVLFPTYSQAYRNDPSSMRRVFHQKLSRVGPLYCFMVGGLISFAPVLIAMMYQDRYAQAAYYLALLSIPSFFALASVAATEALIAVGEVRATYYANLVRLGWLFPATGLAVYSGRTDAILVAIAFSELPATIYTWWKLRKAGVLSLRRELPTFVFGVLGIGVGWAAYKTIGFFFHITPVGLFG